Below is a window of Macadamia integrifolia cultivar HAES 741 chromosome 8, SCU_Mint_v3, whole genome shotgun sequence DNA.
AAGAAGGATAGCTGGCTTTGGGCTTCTACAACTCCTGGTAAGTTTTCATTAAGATCAGCCTACTATACTACTTTAGACTCTGATTGTAATGCATCTATTTCTCATCATCCATACTGGACCAAGCTTTGGAATTAAAATctagatccaaaaaaaaaaaagcagtttCTATAAAGACATAGCACTAATTCTTTGGCCGTTAAGCAGCTTTATAGAAAGTTATCAACTATTCCAATTTGTTCCTTGTGCCAATCAACAGAGGGATACTATAGTTAACGAATTGTTTTATTGTCCATTTGCCACTTTATGCTGGTTTGTATGCCTTTTAGACTTCTATACTCGAGAGTTCCAAGATGCGTATTTTAAGGAATGCTTAAAAATTTCTCTTCTCTAAGTACAAGGAAGTTCCGGATAGCTCTGATTTTAATACTCAGTGGTCCTCTTCAATATGACAGATacggaaaaaaagaaacaaaactatATTCAATGATATTGATCCAAACTTGCCTCATCCTATGTCTTCTTTCTATATTTTTGTTGAAGAAGGTTGTATTTGTATTGAACGGTTGAAACAAGAAAGTAGGGGTATGACCATAATTCTGGCCTTTTTGTTGTTGCTACATGCAAGTTTAGTTCTGGCCTTGCTGCTGCTTCATTGGAGACGGAGGCAGAGGCAACTAGGGATGGACTACTCCTTTGGCTCATAGTCTAAATCTAACAGCATTGGTTTAGTCTAAATCTAACAGCATTGGTTCTATTTTCTGATTGTTTGGCAATGGTGGATGCACTTAATGATGATGTGGTTTCTTTAGATTGAGCTACAATGATTATTGTTGAAGATATAATTCTgtaactctctttttttctgtaGTTCCTTTTTGTTTGTTCCCCGTAATTTCCAATAGAGATCCCATTTCTTAGCTAAAGAGGCTTCAAGGTTGGGTATAGCATGGGTTTGGTGGATTCATCCTCCACCTTTTCTTGTAAATTTTGCTTATCTTGGCAGGAGATTCTCCTCAACTGGTTTCTTTCAacccaaagaaacaaaaaagaaaagaaaaagagaaatattaATAGCTTTTGTTGAGAGTAGACTTGTTTTCCCGAAAATATAAACAAAGCAGAACTATGACCCAAGATATCAATATATGGCTACACAATGACACCATCTAGTAGAACCGTGAAATCATTTTCATGTCAGGAATTAGCTCTTCGCTgtcaattttattttcctagaaaaagaaaagctaaAAACTATCTGAATTATTAACCCAACACTGCAACACACCTGTTCAATGACCATAGCTGAACTTTGCTCGACGAGGCGTGCCAAACCCTCGAGCTTCGCAAGCATCTTCCCATACAAACCCTCCAACTCGGAAGTATAGTTGGCCGCCTCCGAACCCATCAAACGACTCAGTCTTCCAATCTCATACCCCTTGGCACACGAATCCAATAGCTGCTGCTCCTTCGATGCCCGTCTTATCTGACTCAGGCTCTCGCTACTCTTCTCCTTGGAATCGCTCGACCCACAAGACAACCATGGGAACGGCGAGTTAGGGGAAAACGCACCGTAATGTCCCCGAAACGCCGGTCCGATGTTGACAACATCCAACGATTTGGGCTCGAAAACACAAGTCGATCGACGAAACTGGAAGGCTCGGTGTTCGTGTGTATGGATTAATTGATTGGAGAAGGGGGTCGAGAAGACGACAAAGACGCAAGGGGGTAAATTGAAAGGGGAGAGTGGGTCGTCGGGAGGGACAAGGTTTAGGGCCTTGTTGCAGAGAGAGGCCGAGACTGAGTATTCTCTCATGGATGGCCGTGGAGGAGTCCTGCGCCTCCCCATGAACCAGCCGATCAAGGACTGGCCCGGTCCTCGGTTGCCGAGAAACCGTCGGAGAGTGTTGAGGTCCAGTCGACCCAGCGAGTCGTAAAAACTACTAACTGTGCCGGAGCACAAGAAGCAGGTGATGGTGGCGACGACGGTGAGCGGCGAGTCCGAGAAAGacgaggtggaggaggaggaggcggGTCCGTCGTCATCCGGCAGATTGGAGGGGGTGAGGTGAGTGACGTGGCCGAATAGGAGGCCGTCCACGTCTCCATTCGAAGAGGAGAAAC
It encodes the following:
- the LOC122087434 gene encoding uncharacterized protein LOC122087434; translated protein: MDDPPVQRIAISGPTLASIIQRFSSSNGDVDGLLFGHVTHLTPSNLPDDDGPASSSSTSSFSDSPLTVVATITCFLCSGTVSSFYDSLGRLDLNTLRRFLGNRGPGQSLIGWFMGRRRTPPRPSMREYSVSASLCNKALNLVPPDDPLSPFNLPPCVFVVFSTPFSNQLIHTHEHRAFQFRRSTCVFEPKSLDVVNIGPAFRGHYGAFSPNSPFPWLSCGSSDSKEKSSESLSQIRRASKEQQLLDSCAKGYEIGRLSRLMGSEAANYTSELEGLYGKMLAKLEGLARLVEQSSAMVIEQENQNVKLRLKVAGLE